cgcgggcaagctcatgagcgagcttattgccgataatccccgcatgccctggcacccacaccacagtgaccaaagcaggggagagaagggagagagcgtcagaaaggtcgtcatgcagattatcgggaagtctgttgtcgcgaagagccctGATTGCTGCCATGGAGTCTgagcaaatgcgataccgaggagagggaggaagaagggttagttcgtgcgtcacgtgaacgatcgcggccaattcaagggatagagaagaagtaggaagtgagaaggggccagcggtggaagtgatgggaatgccaaggggggtcggcattgtcacacaagcagtggagccatgagtttggtaatacgctgcgtcgacgtagcatgtgacagtgtccgGTGGAAAAGGCTCGGGGAAGTGAGCGcgggcttgtcgtcgtccctcatgaagatgtgGGGTCATATTGGAGGGAGTAGGGGCACAGCGGAGATTGCTGGGAAGAGGTCGTTGAGGGGTGTACAGAGGAAAGTCAATGGGCCGgatgccagcccgctgcagtagccaatgaccctgcgcagagctggataggcggccaagttgtcgatccCTATGGAGGCGCAAGAGCTCTGCAAGGGGAAGAAATAGGCCTGTTGCGTATAGTTTGGCTGTGGATGCGTGTGTCGGAAGATGTAGGGCAGCTTTATAGAGACTGTTTAAATCCGATTGAATGCGATGCATTTGCGTCTGCGTAAGTGTGCAGTATGGCAGGGAATAAagtattttgttcaaggcaaaggCTGTTACAAGTTGATTGGCTCTGCATTCGTCGAGGCCGCCGCGCCGCTTGACCACTCGTCGGACTAAGTGAGTTACTTGGTGGCATGTGGTGATTGTGGACTGTATTGCGCGGGCGAAAGATTGGTCTTGGAGGGAAAGGCCTAAAACCCGGCAGGATGACGTGTGGGGGATGGGAGTACCGGCGAGAGTGAGATTAAGGAGGGAGTTTACAGACCGTTGGTACTTTGTAGCGGAAAGGAGCAGCAGCGACAGATTTCTCTGGAGCCGCTTGCATACCAGGGCGGGAAAGGAATTCGGAAATGAGGTTGAGgccggattgtaatgtgaattccacctcccccggtgagccgtgagtacaccaaagggttatgtcatcagcatagagaattgACTGTAGGTGCGAAATCTCCGACAAGGATTTTGCGAGAGTGGCTAGCCTGAGATTAAAGAGGGTTGGAGAGAGCACGGCACCTTGAGGTGTTCCGCGGGTGAGCGCGATGGGCGGGGACAACGTGGTCCCGAGTCGGAACTGAGCTTGTCGAGAGCGGAGAAAAGAAACGTAACAATAGAGTCGGGATCCACAGCCGGTGTCTTCGAGGGGGGAGAGGATAGCGTCATGAAGTgaggtatcgaaggccttgcggacgtccacagtgacaagtgcgttaacttgacacctcgaaggttgaaataaagtttcctggagaaggagaaagaggtcTTCAGTAGACATGTGGGAGCGGAAACGAATCTGATTGTGTGAAAGGAAGTGAATATCGTCGAGAATATCCGTAAGACGTGCGAATACCATGCGTTCCATGGTTTTTCCGACATAGGAAGTAAGTGAAATGAGTCGCAGGTTGGAGAGTGTGGCGGGCTTGCCGGGCTTTGGTATGAGAGTAATGATGGAAGAGGTCCATTCAACAGGAAGAGTGCCGGTGGTCCTgtgttcatttattttgtgtAAAAGAACTTCTTTAtccgaatcaggcatgttcttcAACAGCGAGTAAGTGATGTGGTCCCACACCCGGAGTGGTACCACCCTTTTTTTGAGCCTAGGCTCGTTCCAGGTCCGGCAGAGTGAAGGGGCTGTCCAGATCGCTATTGGGACGCC
This genomic stretch from Dermacentor silvarum isolate Dsil-2018 chromosome 2, BIME_Dsil_1.4, whole genome shotgun sequence harbors:
- the LOC119439940 gene encoding LOW QUALITY PROTEIN: uncharacterized protein LOC119439940 (The sequence of the model RefSeq protein was modified relative to this genomic sequence to represent the inferred CDS: deleted 1 base in 1 codon), whose product is MPDSDKEVLLHKINEHRTTGTLPVEWTSSIITLIPKPGKPATLSNLRLISLTSYVGKTMERMVFARLTDILDDIHFLSHNQIRFRSHMSTEDLFLLLQETLFQPSRCQVNALVTVDVRKAFDTSLHDAILSPLEDTGCGSRLYCYVSFLRSRQAQFRLGTTLSPPIALTRGTPQGAVLSPTLFNLRLATLAKSLSEISHLQSILYADDITLWCTHGSPGEVEFTLQSGLNLISEFLSRPGMQAAPEKSSLLLLSATKYQRSVNSLLNLTLAGTPIPHTSSCRVLGLSLQDQSFARAIQSTITTCHQVTHLVRRVVKRRGGLDECRANQLVTAFALNKILYSLPYCTLTQTQMHRIQSDLNSLYKAALHLPTHASTAKLYATGLFLPLAELLRLHRDRQLGRLSSSAQGHWLLQRAGIRPIDFPLYTPQRPLPSNLRCAPTPSNMTPHLHEGRRQARAHFPEPFPPDTVTCYVDAAYYQTHGSTACVTMPTPLGIPITSTAGPFSLPTSSLSLELAAIVHVTHELTLLPPSPRYRICSDSMAAIRALRDNRLPDNLHDDLSDALSLLSPALVTVVWVPGHAGIIGNKLAHELAREINSWAPTILWPCPAIADEAHFYKKTLKQHYIHLRHSLQTLPPPHPRLSTVQVRTLRAIQLNTLITPARLYLYRYRSDPSCPNCPSTYANVEHIIFSCPAALQSPHYPNPPPPHWRVWLASAAFTDQLAMVLLA